A stretch of DNA from Cyprinus carpio isolate SPL01 chromosome A25, ASM1834038v1, whole genome shotgun sequence:
TAAACTTAAAACGCCTTGATGGATTTAAACAGCTTTTCCTTCCACAAGTCATTAATTAATGGACTTCttgtcgtgtggattattgtgatgtttttatcatctgtttggactctctttctgacggcacctattcactgcagaggatcctgaACAACTGATGAATTGAGCAAATgatctaatgctaaatttctacaaatctgttctgatgaagaaacaaactcacctacatcttagatggtTTAAGGGTGAGTacatattcagcaaattttcatttttgggggaactattcctttaaatgtgtgGATCCTGGTTATCCGTACCTGCATCCAGCAGTGAAGCTTCATACTCTATTGCATGTAAAGGAGTGTGTGCTGATGTACTTTTAGAGGCTTTAGATTTGGTCTTTCTATAGATGGTCTTTTTGGAGCTCTGTTCCCTTCCATTGCTGGTGTTCGATGTCTTTTGCTTAGAGGTGTGACCCATCACTAGCAGTTCATTTAAATATCCCGGGTCACTACTTTGATCCAGTGCACACGTGAAAGACCCAGCTGAGGACGAGGGCTTGGAAGATGCAGAAACACGAGAAGCACAGGAGGTTGCTGGACGTGGAGACTCCAACCATGTAAAATCAGAGGATAAAAGAGACGAAGCCGTTACAAATCTGTTTGCTACCGGTGTAACTGTAGAGTGTCCACGTAGCGTGCTTGCACTCGAGTCCTCCAGCCTGCGCCGCTTCATCGTTCTCTGGGAGCTTGGAGTGGTGCTGAGGTATCCTTGAATGTGTTCTTGTCCTTCCCATTTTGCTGAACAGGATGATGTTGACTTAACCaagcataaaaatattatgaataacaATTCCAAAAAGACTGAATTTCTTATGAATGCTATACTAGAACTGGCATACTCTGGCATGCCAGAGtgtttactaatttatttttttatttttttaaatggtatgtGAAACAGTACTCCAGTATTATGTACTTCTAATTACACAATTTCAAATTGCAGCCAGAATATTGTTTACACATTGCATGTGTAATTAagcagaataataaaataatgaaaaataatccaacaaaataataaaaactgcttttgcatttttaagtGTAACGTATTCTTTCCAAagttaactgtattttaaatcatacataaaattattattttgcatctttagttgtaaaataattttgcaaacattttataaataaatgtttattttgcttttttaatatataaaattatttagcatttttagctgtaatttgtttttaattttataaatatttaatattttgcattttttttaaataactgtgctaaatggttattttatatattttttattttatataataaaaataattgtttagcaattttcattgcaaaatatgtttttgcattTCTTACATTTTAGGAAAAATTGGTTATTTggcatattatataatatataaaaatagttgtttttcatttcataataCTTCATTATTTCTTTTCAGCGTTGGAAATGAAAGGTCAAGCACACTGCATTGTGGGTAACATTATTCTACAGCATGCTTTGCCACATACTACATATTTAAGGAAATGTATTCTATGCACACAGAGAATTATTGTAATGTGCATACTGCATGCAATACATAATGCAAAAACAGGGTTGTATCATAATATGGCATTCTGCCCTTTTTCTCATACCACATTCCTGTCGTCATCTTTCTGTGAATGTCGTTTTCTTCTGTGAGTCAGGAGGCTGTAAAGTAAGGAAGACTCTTGTCATTtctatcattattataaatggtCTATTACAAGGCAaattacattgcaaaaaaaacacaaataaatcagtttttttcttttttttttctattttttttgctaaataggGTTTTCGTGGGGTTGTGGGGAACAAGAGTGGCGAGTTCATGAGAATGTCCACTTTCTTCAAACAGGATTTAATAGACAGGCATTATTCATCCGGGGACTGTACGGAGGACTGCCGGGCTCTGAGCTCTCCTGGATGTCATCCATGTCTCTGATTATGGCTTAATGTATGTACACTTTGGTTACAGCTGACAGACTGTGTGCTGAATTTTCTGggaaggaaaaataaacaacGCAGAAAGATACTTAAAAAGCCGCTTAAAACGCATTTAGACTTAAGGGCTGCACAATTACGATATcgtgtgtaaatattttaaacttcatATTTTGGTGATATGTTGAAACGTACAGTCTTCTGCTAGTGAAACAATGTTAATGTTATTCACTGACAGGCATTCCTCCGCGTGTTTGTAATAACAACAGTAAGTTACTGAGGAGTCAAACTAATCTGTGATCGCTTGGATTCGACGTTTAATCGAAAAAGCTGGCAACCGGTTAGCAAGCCACATTACATTAAGATCGCCTATATGGACATAGTTTACAAAAACTTCCTGTTTTTATTGCGAAATTAAAATACGTTAACTTTACTCACCATCTTCACGTAACATACCACTACGAAAAGCGTAAATCTTCACTTAGATCATACCGCGTCGGCGAAGAGCCAAGTCACAATAGAAAACACCGCCATAGAACTATGGGTTTTTTCCGGTTAACCTACACCACTTCCGGCACATGGATGGTTCGTTTTGAACTTAAAGGACCCTGACATGTTAGCATTTTTTACTTAACCTTATATAAATAGCTATAATTTGTTCAaatgttatatatacatacatacatacatacatacatatatatatatatatatatatatatatatatatatatatatatatatatatatatatatatatatatattgtactgtatatatataaaaccacacacacacacacacacataaagtgacTTTTCGTGCATGTCTCTCAGCTTGcacaaaatgttaatgtaatcatAAATTtattaagcagataaacatatttaaaatgtacagtctgTCTTTTCTTTTAGACAATATAGAGAAATTTACCCTCTCTATATTGTTTTGTTAAGTCCAAACTGCAAACAACAtgcctcaaaagaaaaaaaaaaggaaatttatttATAGGATCTTTACTACTGACACtggaaaaaattaatttacatattattattatacaattatgaattaaaatgaacaaagtgatgtaaaaaaatacaaacaacttttacattcatttttaaaaagaacagaaagatgTTTTCAGAACAGCATGGATTGTAGGGACTTCCGAACAGTGGCCATCTCCTGTTgttgctgtaaaaataaaataaaacttgcagtTATCATGAAACTATTCTtacataaattattacatttatctgAATATACAATGCGTAAAATAGTTTTATGAACTATTTATAGAAATTCTGTCAGTTTTTCATAAATGGGCTCTAACAACTAAACCAAGCCTGTCTTGAAAATGTAGCATACGTCACATTTCACAGCAGACCTTTGTAATACCCAGAGTCTAAACTGTGTGAAATCTTTTTGTTGAAGCACTCACCGTGTCCATCATTATCTTCTTCTGCAGCAGGGCCATCTCCTTTCTCAGCTCCATCTGGGTGCCCTGCAGGAAGGCTTCATGGCTTTTCTCCATCTCCTCCATGTTCTGCACACAAATTAAAGACCTCACTCGGTCAGCCAAATGATGAAAAAAGATTCAATTTCAATTCATTAAAGTGATGACGGCATCTGTGACCTTGACAAACTGCTCATACAGGTCTTTGATGGTTTTCATTTTCTGGTTTTGCACGACCCTCGCCTGCTGGAAGAGCTTCTGCTGCTGGCGAAACAAATTCTGTGAAAACAGAAATTAGGAAGTTCAAAGGCAAAGTGTGAGACGCTTACGTCAAATCTCTCTAAATGGCTGCTAGATATCCAGAAAAGTTGCATTATATATTTCACGAGACCCTTAATCCTCATAACATTTCCTTTCCCTTAGTGTGATGCCGTGCCCCGAAATGACATGTTTCAACTTTTACAACTTCTTGGCTACATTTTTATATGCACTTACATTCAGTTTCTCCTCCTGCTCCTCAGACTTCTGAACATCGGTCTCCCACTGCTGAAGCACAGAGAGAACTTGCTGAGAATAATCTTGTGTCAGCTTTTGcctgcaaaaaatacaaaacatttatgtttttgaacatcAAAGCAGGAGTGAATAAAGAAGAACGTGTCATTTTCCATAAAAGTGCTTTCATCCACCTCTGATTCTGCTGGGATTTCCACATTTGCTCCAGTTTCTGAGTGCTGCCCTTTAGGGAGTTTTTGGTGAGAACCTCCAAGCGTTTCCTTTTAGTTTGCATTGCTTTGCTGATGTCCGCTAAAAGGCCACCCAGGGCATGTTTATAAGTATAAAACAGTATTTCAAAGCCAGCGATATTAATTAAGCAAACATTTAGGGACCTTTATTTCAGCTAGAATTATATTGTTATCATTGAAGCATCCGATATGAGCTTCACTTACCACCAAATCTTTCCAGCATAGTTTGAACCTCATTCCTGGAATAAAGGACAACAAACAATTTCTCGTTTCAGAGAAAGGGCTTCGTAACTTTGCCCAGGTGTATATACCTCAGTACTTACCCCACACCTGCATTAAGGTCATCATCAACAAATGTATCTGCAGATCTTTTCTTGGTCAGGTTGTCAATGATTAGAGTTTCTAATTGTAATGTAACAATATGAGAACAACATACAAACAAGCTTCACAGCTACATCActtgttatatgtatatatacacactattatgaaattatattaaattgcaaaTTACATACTTATATACATACTTATAATTTCAATATAATTCTTCAATATCATTACATCTCTTTTAGTAGCCTGTTAATAAATTCACATATTTCT
This window harbors:
- the LOC109085149 gene encoding synaptonemal complex protein 3-like, encoding MAASRRKQNKKTKHTDSTDLKTFDFDTLDEKKGSGSDEDTRDETLIIDNLTKKRSADTFVDDDLNAGVGNEVQTMLERFGADISKAMQTKRKRLEVLTKNSLKGSTQKLEQMWKSQQNQRQKLTQDYSQQVLSVLQQWETDVQKSEEQEEKLNNLFRQQQKLFQQARVVQNQKMKTIKDLYEQFVKNMEEMEKSHEAFLQGTQMELRKEMALLQKKIMMDTQQQEMATVRKSLQSMLF